The Amycolatopsis coloradensis sequence GCGGGAGCCAGCAGACCAGGCGGATCTCTTCCGGCGGCAGATCAGTGATCTCGAACAGGATCCGGGAGTTGGTCAGGATGTTGTCGTGGGTCAGCACGACACCTTTGGCGTCACCCGTGGATCCGGAGGTGTACTGCAGGAAGGCGGCGGCGTCGGGTCCGCGCTCCCGCGCGGAGAAGTCCGCCGCCGGAGCGGGGTCCACGGTGTCGGTGAACACGGGAACCAGATCGTCGAGCCCTTCCGAGGACACCCAGTCCAGTACGACGCCGCGGTCGCCCGAGTGGGCCAGCACCACCGAGACACCGGCGTCCTCCGCGATGGCCGTCAATCGCCGCTTCTGTTGTTTCGAGCGCACGGGCAACGGCGCCGGAACAGCGATCAGTCCACTGTAGAGACAGCCGAGGAAGGCCGCGGCGAAATGCGGTCCGGACGGATAGGTCAGCAGGATCCGGTCTCCCGGCCGGGCCAGTCGTTCGAGATGTGCCGCGACGGCGCTCGCCTCGTCGTGCAGCCGTCGATAACTCCAGGACACGGTGGAGTCCGGGTCGTCCGGGTCTCGAACGAAGGCCACGGCCTCCCGCTCACCGTGCTCCCGGACCCGCTCCTGGAAGACCCGCGCCACACCTGGGGCTGTGGTCACACCGGTCACGTCCCCCTCCTTTCCTGGCCGACTCCGTGGTCGGCTGTCGCTCTGCTGAGCACCGGTGGCGCAGCACGGACACCGCTGAACGCGACTACGAGACTTTCCGGCCCACGCAAACTCGGGGTCGCCTTGTAGGTGAGCCGATCGGTCAGCACCTTCGGCTCGATCACGCGGCAGGCGAACGCCGCGAACGCGGCGGCTCCTTCGATCCGGGCGAGCCCGCTGCCGAGGCAGAAATGCGGACCCGACGCGAAAGCGAGGTGCTGCCCGGCTCCCGTCCGGCCGATGTCGAACTCGTCCGGCCCGGTGAAGACGGCGGGATCGCGATTGGCCGCACCCAGCAGGAGGACCAGGAGATCCCCTGCCGCGATCCGCAGTCCACCGACGGTCAGGTCGGCGACGGCCACTCTCGTGGTGATCTGTGCGGGCGAGTCGTATCGCAGCACCTCGTCCACCACCGCGGGCGCCAGGTCCGGATCCCCGGCGAGACGCCGCAACTGTTCCGGATGCTCCAGCAGTGCCCGGACGCCGTTTCCGACGAGATCGACCGTCGTCTCGTAGCCGGCGTTGATCAGCAGCGCGCAGATACCGAGGACTTCGCTTTCACTCAGCCCGCTTCCCTCGTCTCCGGTGTTCAGCAGGGCGTCGAGGACGGGACCGTGCGGCGCCGAACGTGGTTCCGCGAGCAGCTTCTTGAAGTAGACGAGCAGGCGCCCGCCCGCCCGCGCCGCGTCGCCGGTCGCCTCCTGGTCCACCGATCCCAGCGGAAGCGGGTACAGCCCGCGGGAAAGCGTCCTGGACCAGTCGCCGACCCGTTCGTGGTCCGCGGCGGGAACACCCAGCTGGATACAGACCGTCGACAATGCCAGCGGCGAAGCGAAGTCCTTGATGACATCGAAAGGACCGTCCGGGGGTACCGCGTCGAGGAGGTCGTGCACCGTCGCGCTGATCCGCGGCAGCAGCGGCGCGAGGGCGCGCCCGGTGAAGGCCTTGGACACCAGGCGGCGGAGGCGGGTGTGGTCCGGCGGATCGAGGTCGACGAGCTTCCGGCTCGCCGGGCGGACGTCCTCGTGGAAGATGCGGGCCCGGCTCCTGTCGCTACTGACGCGTGGGTCGCGCAGGATCGCCGAACAGTGTTCGTGTTTCGCCACCACGACGACGCCGTCCGAAGCGGGATACGGCGAGGATTCCCGCAGGTGGGCGAGAACCGGGTAGGGCTCCCGCTCACGCAGGACCTCCGGTAAGCGGGTGAAGACCTCTCCGAGGTCGGTGGTCATCGGCCGGCCTCGGAGCGATAGAGCGCGCCCTCCGACCAGATGTAGCGGACCTTTCCCCAGCGGGCGGCGGAGGCGACGTCCGGGAAGAACCCGGAGCCGTTGAAGTTCGCGCTGGTGTTGCACAACACCGGTACCCCGGTCCGGCGCCGGTAGGCGGTCAGCAGTTCGTACGTCACCGGGTTCTCCGCACCGACGGTCTGCAGCCGGGCGCTGCCGTCGACGTGCACCACGGCCGGGACCCGCGCACGCCATTCCGGACGGACCTGGTGCTCGAACAACATGTACGGATCCCGGGTGCCCGGCGAGAACACGTCGGGAGCCGCGTCCTCCAGGCAGATCGGTGCCACCGGCCGGTAGGACGCGCGCTGCTTGAGCTCGTTCAGCCGGTCCAGCATCCCGGCGTCGATCGCCGGGGCGATGATGCTCCGGTGCCCGAGCGCGCGGGGACCGATCTCGGCCCGGCCGGTCAGTACGATCACCGGTTCGCCTTCGACGGCGAGCAGTTCGGCCAGTTCGTCCAGCGTGCACGGCGTCGACGTCCAGCCCTCCGGCACTTCGGTGCCGGGAACGACCTCCGGCCCCGCGAAGGCGGACCAGTGCAGGGCACTCTTCCCGGTGCGGTCGATCATCTCCGCACAGGCCGCGCCGATGGCCGAACCCGCGTCGTTGGGGAACGGCGGTACCCACACCTCGGAGAACAGGCCGGAGTCACGCACGCGGGCGTTCCACTTGATGTTCAAGGCACATCCACCGGACAACGCGAGCGGCGTGCCGCGGAACTCTTCGTGCTCGGTCACGAACCGGCGGAGCGCCTCGACCAGCAGTCCCCCAAGGTATTCCTGCATCGACGCCATCAGGGTGGCGTCGGAAAGCTTCTTCGGCGCCAGGTCGCGCAGGACGGAGCGGCTCCACAGATACATGGGCACGACGTCGTTGGGCCGGTGCCTGCTCGAAGCGGCCGCCATGGCGGCCAGGGCGTCGTCGTCCGGTCTCCCCAATGCCGCGTAGGCCATCGCTTTGCCGGAGACCGGCAGGATCACCGTCTCCAGTTTCCGGGCATCGGTGTCGAGGGCGCCGTCCCCGGTACGGAAGGGTTCGAGGTGGGTGGCGAAGATGGGGTACAGGCCACCCAAGACGTCCAACAGCCAGCGCAGCGGCCGCAAGGACCGGCGGACCGGGTCGTAGTGATACAGACAGGGCGCCATGCCGCCGTCCCACACCACGATGAGCGCGGATTCACCTCGCTGGGCGAACGGACTGCTGCAGTAGCCCGCCAGCGCGTGGCCGGTCGCGTGGCTGAAACTGCGAAACTTCACCAGGCCGTCACCGAACAGTTCGGCCGTTTCGAACGGACGGCTGAGCGGGTCGATGCCGGTGCCGGGCGAGTCACGATAGGAGGCGACCGGTACCGGGCGCCGGACGCCCGCGTCGTCGATCACGTGGACCTGGTGGGTGTCCTCCCCCGCGGTTCGTCCCCAGCCGTCCACCGCGATCGAAGTCAGCTCTTCCGGGCGCAGCCCCCGCCCGTCGAGCACGGCGACGAGGTCGCGCCACTTGTTCAGCGCCGAGTACCGGGCCCGGTTCTCCAGTTTCTCGGCCTCGATCGAGAAGAGCAGTCGATCGTCTTCGATCGCGGCCAGGGAGCCGTCGTGGGTGAGCTTCAATCCGCAGAAGATCTCGCTCATGGTGGTGCCCCTTACCCGGAGTCGATTTCCCGCTTCGCGGAAGTCAGCTGAACAGAAGAATTCCGGCCCCATCTTCGGTATGTGGAATAAAAATGTCCAACACGACCGGACGGACCTGGACTTCCCGCATAGGATCGTTGCCTCTTCGGACACTTTCCGGATGCGACCGCCCGACCTCGGTGTACGCGGTGTAAGCCGAGGGGGAATCAGGGCAACCCGGGCCGATATTCGGGCAGTTCGGGTCGCATCTCATAGAATGCCTGCTCGCCGGACAACGCCAGCACAGGCCGGACCTCCACGCGATCCGGACGCAGCTAGACGCGAGGTCGTGGTCGACTTCGGCCAGTTCCGCAACCGGCGACGCGCCTGAGTTCGTTCGTGCCGTCTCTACGCGGGTGCCCCCATGGTCGCTGCGGGCACAGCTTCGGTTGGGTCTGTCCCGTGATCGGTGTTTCCGGCGTTGTCGATCAGTAGGTTTCGGCTCCCGGCCAGCGGTCACCGAACGTGATGGCGAAGGCGTTGATCACTGGTTTCCAGCGCATCGTCCATCGGGCGCGGCCTGCCCCGGTCGGGTCCAGGCTGCGGGTCACAAGATACAGGCATTTCATCGCCGCCTGCTCGGTCGGGAAATGCCAGCGAGCGCGGATCGCCCGTCGGTAGCGGGCGTTCAGCGATTCGATCGCGTTCGTGGAGCAGATCATGCGCCTGATCTCGATGTCGTAGTCCAGGAACGGCACGAACTCGTCCCAGGCGTTGCGCCGGACACTGCCTGCGGCGGCAAGTCCCGAAGAGTCCACGACGAGCGGGCCAGCTGCTGCGGCAGGTACTCACCTCTGGTCAACAGGTCCCGGGTGCCCGCGGGACAGCGGCGTAGTCGTCGCGCCTCCAGGCGGGGCCGGGCAAATGGTCGCCTATTCCTTTTGAGTCCCGGCTCGCATACTCATCACCAGTCAAGCACTGGGAAAGCGAGACGAGTACCGCAGTCTTTCGAAGAAAAGTTGAAGGAGATTCAGCCCCGATCTCGTGCCGCAGGCAATGGGCGGGCCCTCCGGCTGTCACGCTTTGCCTGTTCCTCGACTGCCTGGTCGCCGGTTCGCGAGGAACGAGAAGGGAAGCTGTGAAGGAGAACGCAAAAGGGAAGAGCGAACTCGACCCGACACTCACCGAATTCGATATCAGGCCGGCACAGGAAAACCAGCTGCCCGAGATCAGCGTCATCATTACGGCCGCCACCCAGGCCGACAATGTCGCCTTCATCGTGCGGCGGCTTTCCCAGAAGCAACCAGGGCCGTCAATGGAGATCCTCCTCGTCGATGAGAGCGACGACGGAGCCGGACATGCCGTGCTTTCCCTTGACGGGCGGTCACGCGTCCCGGTGCGACTGTTCCACCGTGCGCCCGGCGAGCGGCATGGCGGGCTCGGTGGCGCGGTGCTCGCCTGCCTGACGCAGGCGCGTGGCGCGTGGGCCGTGTTGATGGACGGCGACCGTCGCTATCCGCCGGCGCTGGCGCCATGGCTCACGGAGATCGGCCGAGCACGAGACATGGACGTGGTGATCGCCAGCAGGTTCGCCGGACAGGACGGCGTCTCACGGCACTGGGCGTCCTTGCTGTCCACGACGGCCGCCAAGGCCTTCTTCCCACAC is a genomic window containing:
- a CDS encoding cytochrome P450; this translates as MTTDLGEVFTRLPEVLREREPYPVLAHLRESSPYPASDGVVVVAKHEHCSAILRDPRVSSDRSRARIFHEDVRPASRKLVDLDPPDHTRLRRLVSKAFTGRALAPLLPRISATVHDLLDAVPPDGPFDVIKDFASPLALSTVCIQLGVPAADHERVGDWSRTLSRGLYPLPLGSVDQEATGDAARAGGRLLVYFKKLLAEPRSAPHGPVLDALLNTGDEGSGLSESEVLGICALLINAGYETTVDLVGNGVRALLEHPEQLRRLAGDPDLAPAVVDEVLRYDSPAQITTRVAVADLTVGGLRIAAGDLLVLLLGAANRDPAVFTGPDEFDIGRTGAGQHLAFASGPHFCLGSGLARIEGAAAFAAFACRVIEPKVLTDRLTYKATPSLRGPESLVVAFSGVRAAPPVLSRATADHGVGQERRGT
- a CDS encoding carbamoyltransferase N-terminal domain-containing protein, with translation MSEIFCGLKLTHDGSLAAIEDDRLLFSIEAEKLENRARYSALNKWRDLVAVLDGRGLRPEELTSIAVDGWGRTAGEDTHQVHVIDDAGVRRPVPVASYRDSPGTGIDPLSRPFETAELFGDGLVKFRSFSHATGHALAGYCSSPFAQRGESALIVVWDGGMAPCLYHYDPVRRSLRPLRWLLDVLGGLYPIFATHLEPFRTGDGALDTDARKLETVILPVSGKAMAYAALGRPDDDALAAMAAASSRHRPNDVVPMYLWSRSVLRDLAPKKLSDATLMASMQEYLGGLLVEALRRFVTEHEEFRGTPLALSGGCALNIKWNARVRDSGLFSEVWVPPFPNDAGSAIGAACAEMIDRTGKSALHWSAFAGPEVVPGTEVPEGWTSTPCTLDELAELLAVEGEPVIVLTGRAEIGPRALGHRSIIAPAIDAGMLDRLNELKQRASYRPVAPICLEDAAPDVFSPGTRDPYMLFEHQVRPEWRARVPAVVHVDGSARLQTVGAENPVTYELLTAYRRRTGVPVLCNTSANFNGSGFFPDVASAARWGKVRYIWSEGALYRSEAGR